In Bacteriovorax stolpii, a single genomic region encodes these proteins:
- a CDS encoding glycosyltransferase family 2 protein has translation MNYLILFLLFIIFYSYAGYPLTILFLSLFSNSKVKKDDNFLPEVSLLIAAYNEEEGIADKIKNSLELDYPKDKLEIVVVSDGSTDRTDEIVKSFEKDGIRLFRVEGRVGKTEARNQAVLAMRKEIIVFSDATAVYKKDAIRKMVRNFADPSVGMVSGNLTYFEKGQSSMGLATKIYWNYELAIKRAQSRMHTLTGAIGCINAFRRKLYHVLPPNIIEDFTEPLMIVAQGYRIAYEEEAVSYERTTQKPSQEFNMRVRVIRGGMKGFLYAFRRLNFKDHTFVLLQLFGHKVLRWLVPVFLIMLFIVNLAAFIWGHNMLVDVLMVAQFLCYSMALLGMLWRPPGILGKIASIPTYFVIVNAASLKALYLTLTTDLEATWETNVY, from the coding sequence ATGAACTATCTGATTCTCTTTTTACTTTTTATTATTTTCTATTCTTATGCCGGTTATCCACTAACTATTCTTTTCCTCTCTCTTTTTTCAAACAGCAAGGTTAAAAAAGATGACAACTTTCTTCCGGAAGTTTCACTGCTGATTGCCGCCTACAACGAGGAAGAGGGAATCGCTGACAAGATTAAAAACTCATTGGAGTTGGATTACCCAAAAGACAAACTGGAAATTGTTGTTGTCTCTGACGGATCAACTGACCGCACTGATGAAATCGTAAAGAGTTTTGAAAAAGACGGCATCAGGCTCTTTAGAGTGGAAGGCCGGGTTGGAAAAACGGAAGCAAGAAATCAGGCCGTGCTGGCGATGAGAAAAGAGATTATCGTCTTCTCAGACGCGACAGCAGTTTATAAAAAAGATGCCATTAGAAAAATGGTCCGAAACTTTGCGGATCCATCTGTGGGAATGGTGAGCGGAAACCTGACATATTTTGAAAAAGGCCAAAGCTCAATGGGGCTGGCAACTAAGATTTACTGGAACTATGAGTTGGCGATTAAAAGGGCCCAAAGCCGCATGCACACACTGACAGGGGCCATTGGGTGTATCAATGCTTTTAGAAGAAAGCTCTACCACGTTCTTCCACCAAATATCATTGAAGATTTTACTGAACCTCTGATGATCGTGGCCCAAGGTTACCGCATTGCTTATGAAGAAGAGGCGGTTTCATACGAGAGAACAACTCAAAAGCCTTCGCAGGAATTTAACATGCGCGTGCGTGTTATCCGCGGCGGGATGAAAGGTTTTTTATACGCTTTTAGAAGACTGAACTTCAAAGACCACACTTTTGTTTTACTACAGCTTTTTGGACACAAAGTTCTTAGATGGCTTGTTCCCGTATTTCTAATTATGCTTTTTATCGTCAACCTGGCGGCCTTTATTTGGGGGCATAATATGCTGGTTGATGTTTTAATGGTGGCGCAGTTTTTATGTTACTCGATGGCCTTGTTAGGAATGTTGTGGAGACCTCCTGGAATCCTGGGAAAGATTGCTTCTATTCCAACTTATTTTGTCATTGTAAATGCGGCCAGCTTAAAGGCCCTTTATTTAACATTAACAACAGACTTAGAAGCGACTTGGGAAACCAACGTCTATTAA